GACAACTTCATATTTTTCCTGTCTAGGAAAGACATTCAACATCTTGTTCTTCACCTTCCACCGCGAAAAGATGAACTATACAGATTGCcttcttcaattttcatatGTTCGCAGCTGAGGCATCTATACAGTGCATCATCATCCATCGGCCTGTGAAGGATTTGATCGTTTAATCAGCCTGGAACTATGTAAAGTCACTATTTCTTCTGAATTGCTTGGACATTTAATATCTCATTGTCCGTTGCTTGAGAAGTTGGTGCTGAAAATCGCAAAAACATTAAACATCACTGAAATCAATGCCCCAATGTTGAGATCCTTTGATTTCACAGGCAGCATAAGTTCTATCTGTTTAAAGAATGTCCCTCTTCTGGCAAAATTATCTCTGATATGTGAAAATTCTTCTATGGAGGCTGAGATGTTTGATTATGCAAAGTTTTTCCAGTCTCGTTCTGCTCTTGAGCACCTCATCTTGAACTTCCGGTATAGCCAGGTAGATGTTGCTTCATGACTTCATTAATTGTACTTGCACATATGGAACTTCTTTTCGGCTAAGTCATGTTAAACGTTGATATACACATACGGAACTTTTCGGCTAAGTCATGTTGAATGTTGGTATATTTTTTCCTAGTTCTTTGCAGATGAAGCACCAACAAGGCTTCCCTTTTATCTGAACCGTGTCAAACATCTTAACCTGTCTCATGTTGAGCTGAAGGAATCATATACTCGCTCATGTGCTCTCTGCTTGATACGTAGCTTCCCACATTTAGAATATCTCAAAGTAGAGGTTCTTAGCAGGCGGCTGgtattcttttctttctttctttcgttccTTTTTGCTGGTTTTTATTCATACTTCTTAGAATCCTCAATAATCTGATAATTGACTTCTCGTTATCTTTTTAGGTTTACGATGAAGCTGATAGTGGTATTCAAGAATCCCTTGAACTCGAACATTTCTCAGATGTCACATTTAATCACCTCAGGGAAGTTCAGATAATAGGCTTTAGTGGAACAACGCCTGAGATGCAGCTTATCAAGGTTTTGTTAGCCAAGTCTCCAGTATTGGTGAAAATGTACATCGATCCTGGTATTATTATTGACACAGGATCAGAAATTCTTACTGAGCTAGTAAAATTTCATCGTGCATCACCCGAAGCAGAAATAGACCTGGAGTATTATGGAAAGTTAGAACTGAATAGGCTAGAAACAGATGTCGATGGAGTTGTTTAACACTGTGTTTTCCCTTGTTGTAACAAGGTAAAGAGACGTGCGAAAACCTGTTTCTGTTTTGGAACATTTAGCATTTCTGGAAGGATGCTTTGATTAGTTTGTTCTGTTATAACATTAGTATCTGCTTATGAAATTTTACACACACTAGAGCTGTGTTTTGCCTTTCCTTAATGTCTGTTCCAAAACATGAGCATTGCTAGATGGATATTTtgattagtttgttttgtaacAATATTGTCATTATATTTTGCTCATGAATGATTTATGGAATGTGATGCATAGGAAGTACTTttcaacattaatttttttatgtttgatgtCAGGGCTATCTACCTTCtcgaggtaaaggtaaggtcaGCGTGAACTCCACCCTCCTCGAGATAGGGGTAAGGTGTATACTTTGGGCTGACTTAAATCCGATAAATAAACAATATCATAGTTGATAGTTCGGCttgatgaatatgaaaatgACATAGGGTAGCTCTCGTGTTGCGTCTCATGAAGAATCGAGTAACAAATGTAGAGTAATGATGATAGTCAGAGACACATTTaagatttgaagtttataaTATGTAATATTCAATGAATGTTATAGAACATAgaatttcaatcaaaatcattatgtTCTTTTAACGATAAATCTAGGttcaaaatgtataaattaagTGGATGATCAATTTCTGAGTGGATAATTAAAGttcaatcataattttttagttgATCAAACTCGAGAAATGATCTATTGAATTCAGACTTTCACAATTTAACTACTAATTTACTAAATAACATAATTTCTTACCTTCAAGTACATTTGTGTTCGCATAACTTTCAAATATCCTTTTTCAACTTCGactctaaaatattattttttacaaactTCAATCAAATCATGTCGAAACGCCTACTAAGCACGTCGAAAATCATGTTTTTGAGCTTCTAAATTACCAGAAATTGCTTCATTCTCTCCTTCAcatctttaattaatttggaaCTTTCACTATCATCATCACATACAACATTATAAAGGGTGTTTAGAACAAATCCAAATATTAGAATTAAACAAAGAATAGCTGCAATATCTtgtaaattcataattttgtatgaagaaaataattagaAGTGGGATTATTATATAATAGAGGGAATTTAAAGTGGTGAATTTTTAGTTGAAAAATGGTGGGACCTATGatcttgaaataaaataataagaatatctAGTCATTTTATCTTTTAGTTTGTCTTTTTGGAAGACCAAAAAAATTTAGCCAACTTTATTGACCCCTTATGTCTGAAAAATTtacttggattttttttattattgaaaaattatcaTTTACATGATTTAAAACtcgataaataattaataataatatcaaaatttaagatttcGTTTGTGGCATAATTTTGAACTAGTGGATGATGTGTGCTTAACTTTGATACATGTTTATCGTTCGAAATTTGATGAGTTGAAAATTCGCCCCTATATGATAAATCtacttaaatattaatttttcgtCTTTTACGGAATTTTAACTTGTGATCATACGTACTTAAATTTAGAAACAAATCATGTTTGGAGATAGTGATACATGATACGAAACTCGATAAATAATAGATCAATCATATATTTCCACTTAAATATCACTTAAGTTTTGTGTACGCATAATATATGAATTGATTTTGCTAATATATCGTGCTTTTAGTACCGATTAAAGTCCCGAATTAATTTAGTATTGAAAATTAAATTGCACAATAATATGATAGTGAAATCTATGATTGAActaagtttatttaattaaaaggtACAATAATGACGAAAATGATAAATGAATTAATGGTAAAATATGTATAGGAAATTAGTGACATCCAACTAGAAAAGTTTGGTAAAATACagtaaaaagatattaaaaaattgtctttttaatatatatatacgttTACTTTATAACgatgaataaaatgataaacaatTTAACTTTTACAAAAATGTTTGTAATGTATAGTTAACTTgaagcatttttttttttacatttagtcctccctttattataattttgatatagaaattatatatttgttttaaaagataaaataaagtggaaaaaacaaaaatggagGCACGTTATCTTATGATTAACTTTcataaaatgtcttttttgtctcataaaaatgttgaaattaaattaatatttgtacATTTCAAGAAGATAAAATGTTTGACATTAATAAGTAAAAGATGAAATTCTCCTTCTCATTAAGTAGAATGCAATTAAGtaaatcaaatttataaataaaaaacttattagAAGGAAATAACTAAGATTTAAAGTGCAATGATTGgtatttaaatatgtatttatacaaataaaatattaatatttaattaaataaatcagattttaatttaatggaGAGTCAAAATGACAATATTAGTATTCTTACAAttaaaagtttgttaaaatatattttacatttttttgttaaaaaattaataggagCAATATTTGGTCAAAGGATAAAAGATCTTCTAACTTCTTAAGCATTTTGGTGTAACATTTTTTTGACTTTGGAATTTGGATctcatgataattttaataaaaattggcgaaaaactataaattttatcCACGAGCACATGTAAAAATGATtctttagaaatatttaaaatttaaaatacaaaaatataattattaataatttgaaattagaatatCTTGTAGGCATTAATTGTTTTGCATGTCGTATACACTATCTTTATGATTGTATTTGTCTCATTgtttaaagcaaaaaatatacccttcaatcaaatatattcttaatacaaaattacaaatacaGAAAAAGTATCATATATAGGAGCAAGTTTAGCATAACGCAACCaacgaaaaatagaaaaattctaagacaatttttttcctgttttttcttgataatgcaaattgaaacaaagttatagtaataaacattcaatttttgaccataaaaaattaaaatatttggaagACAAGTTAATGGAAGTGATATTCAACTACATAAATGGAGGGGTCTTACCATAGTTATGATCTcgacaaataagtaaaaaaaaaaacaaatacatcaagcttcatattttagtaattaacaTTCATTCCCATAATCACATTATGCCTTGTAATCTTGACACAAATCCTCTTGCCTTGAAATTTTCTTCACCTGATTAAAGCTTCTCTAGTCTtccacacacaaaaattgtatcacatataaatctttctataaaaaatgttaaaagattatatttatagaaaaaaatatagctttggaatatgaagattcacttacaaagttgaaaggtcaagtgttacaaaaattaaagacaaatattaattaagaacataaattaatttagaagataAACCATATACATGTATAGggtaaatatttcaaaaaaataaaattaaattagatattttaattaaaaattattctaaagaagtgcaaaagtcattaacatttctattaaaataatgtaacttcatatttaaattaaatagctaaatatttttataacattttcatttataataagggtaaaatcataatttaaattttttacttttttggttccctcatatatatatatatatatatatatatatatatatatatatatatatatatatatatatatatatatatatatatatatatatatataagcattGTGTTAAATAAAGTCAATTGTAtcacaattaattttataatgtataCATTATCTTTCGTggcaataaatataaataattttgtctATAACAATTAAGGCATAGcatggaaaaaaaatcaacttagtcataacaaaatttagaattttatgtGTGATTTATTAGAATAACACCTTGAATTTCTAATATTCTTTATGATATGGATAAAcctttaataaattttacaccatgacaattttttttttgactattAACCTTAAAAGATTTGATACTAaacattcatttaattaaaGTTCATTAATTAGGAGCCTTTTAAAAGCCCTTAAACAATCAATTAGAGACCTATGATACTTTCTTTATATACTTTTTTgctcattttttcttttattattgtcattaattacttgttcattttgacaaatcaagaaaagataatttttctattttttttacctattatactCTTAGTAAAATGACTAATTCTTTTGAATAATGTAGAACTTttcatccacttcataattaataggggtaaaatgataaactcaCTACGTCATTACTTATTTTCTTAGTAGATGTGCCAATTTAAAAGTAGACAAGTAAAAAGAGACGGAGAGAGTATTATTAAGGGTGTGTTCAAATAGGAAGGAACatgtttttttcaattttctcatgtttaattGCTTAGAGTCTATACAAGTATTTTTTGCTTACGttaaataaaatccaaaaaatatttttctttatatctaATACACCCTATcgcaaaattaaaaaaacagaacatattttttcaattttccatGGTTAATTTGGTTGGtcgaattttttaaaagataaatagtgaaaaaaataacttcCCTAATAGAAGTATCTATAAAAATATAGGCTCTCCCATGTCCTCTAACGCGGTTTATCTTTACCCAAAACCTAACATATATAGAAGCTCCGATCCCCACACCTTTACCACGACCCACCCTTTCTTGTATTTGTTTAGATtctagggaaaagggtctgatatacccctcaactttgtcatttggagctaaTATACTCCCGTTATAAAAGtagctcatatatgcccttaccgttatacaaacggctcacatatacccctcccgttacaaaatgactcatatatacccttcatttaacggaagttaaaaaattagttttaaattgatatttattacttgtaatttttttaaaaaaattatttagggatatatatgattcttctatcaaagttcaaggtatattttaatttttttcatatataaattattttttgactttttttattataattatttgagtttcttattcttatttttttctttcattccttagtttaaagagaaaaaatttaaactattttttttgtgtgtattgtaatttaatttcgtattcgaagaaaaaatttggtcatctacaataagttttacaagaatattagtgaaacataaataaatttgattatcaaaataataattataaattagtcattgaaacaaaaaaaagtcaaaaaaaatatgtttgacgaggattaaatttactcatatgggattatattttttagacaaaaaataataaaaaattagattaaaattattattttttccatttccgttagaggaaaagggtatatgtgagccatttgtttacaagtagtggtatatatgagtcactttcataacaagggagTATATCAGCtcaaaatgacaaagttgaggggtatatcagacccttttccctagattctatatgaatatgttttgcTTACGACAAATAAAAatccttaaaaattatttttctttgtatcgAACTCtcgaaaaaaaagtaatatctctttcattttattccacgtaagcaaaagaattatgttAATCTGTTTCGAGTCTCCACTTCTCAAAAGTCAAACTCTTTGACTGAAGAACAAATCAACGGTCAGAAATGTCTCTAGTCTCTCATCAATCATCACTACCGTCCATTTctcatttcaaaatttcaaaattcctATAAAGCCCAAAGGGTATTCTCGTCATTTAACATTCTCTAGCCGCGAAAAAACTGAAACTTCAACCGTTTGAaaagcttcttcttcttcttcttcagtaACAAACTCCAACTTCCTAAAATCTGTTAAAAATCTCAGAGTTTTTTCGATTTTTTTTGAAGAGCTAAATATGAAAATGGCTacagagaagatgaagaagggaGTGTCGAATATCTATGAGTTTCATAGTTTTCTTGATCCGGGATGTCCGATTACGCCAATGGGTCCGTTTCGTGATAATATTCGGTATTTTCTTCAGGAATGTGCTGAGGTTAAGGAGTATACAGTTGAAGGAATGCCAATTTGGTGTACGTTTTTGGTGCATAAGAGTAAAGGTGTGCTGATTCCTCTTTACACCATTGAAGAGAATGTGAAGAGCTCTGTTAGAACTTTCTGTGATCACTGTAGATGTGCTGGTAAGTTCTGAATTCGAATACCCTTTTGGTTGTTTTGTCGATTTTTGCAGTTGGGTTTTGGAGATTTAGTGgttcttttgaatttttgggGTTAATGGGTTTTGGGGATTTGTCGGttcttttgagatttttgagTTTTGGGGTTTATGTGTTCTGTGAATTTATTGgttttttgggatttttgagtTTTGGGGTTTATGGGTTTAAGGAATCTGTGAAATTTTGGTTTTCAGGTTGGAGTCATCATCTTGTTTCGAAGAGGAAATACCATTTGATTATACCAGCTGATAGTGAATGGAAAAAGCATCTTGATGATGGTGTTTTTGATGATCAAACTCACATTTTGCATGGTTTGATTCATTCTAATGGATTTGGGCATTTGATTTCACTTAATGGAATTGAGGGTGGATCGAAATATCTCTGTGGACGTGAAGTAATGGATCTCTGGGAACGTATTTGCACGAGTTTTCGAGCTCGGTAATGAACATTTCTCTATGATTTTAAGATGTCTGATTCTGTTTTGAGTGTATTAGTTCAGTTCTTCAAATATGTTCATCTGTTTCTCTTGACAGGAAAATCACTGTTGAAGATGTATCCAGGAAGCATATGATGGATTTGCGCTTGTTGTATGGGGTTGCTTATGGGCATACATGGTTTGGCCGGTGGGGTTACAAGTTTAGCCATGGAAGTTTTGGGATAATGGAACACCACTATGAAAAAGCTATTGAAATGTTAAGCTCAATTGAGCTTGATCAGGTGATTGATGATTTCAGATACATCAGTAGATCCAATGTTATGAAGCAGGTGATTGCTTGTTATAGAGGTTTGAGCAACACTCCTTTGATCACGGTCCGTGACCTCTTCAGGTTCATCCTTGTTGTCAAGTCCGGCAATTTAGTTAAGGAGAAGCCAAATGTTACTGCTCCTGTTTTACGAGCATGTTCTGCACGATACTTGATAAGAAATGCTGCACCAAACAAGTCTGTGGGGAAGGAAAAATCAGTGAGGTATAGAAAGTTTTCGAATGTTGCAGCATCTCTTGACAGTAGATGGCCAGTGAGGAGACTTGAGTTCACTGCAGATGTGATTGTTGAGGCGttgagagaaaagagagaagcaATCAGATTTGGAAGTTGTGGGATGAGTAGGCAAGAGGCGAGGGATGCTGCTCGTCTCCACATTGGCGATACAGGATTGATTGACTACGTGCTGAAATCAATGAACAATGTGATTATTGGAGGCTATGTAGTTCGTCGTGCAGTGAATAGAGCCACGAGGGTGTTGGAGTACACGATTCAGGAACTTCGGAATTGTGATCAGCCTGAACAAGAAAAGCTCCCCGAGCCATTTCAGGACTACAATGTTAATCCTGGAGCTGATGTGTACACTGATGTTCTGTGCTTGTATAATAATCTTCTTTTGAGCTTCGCGGAATCTGATGAGTTAAGCCTGGCTGTTAGGATAGTATTGGACAGTAAGCAATTTTTGAAGGAATGGCCATTTAGTGATGATCCAAATGACAGCTTGTTGAGGTTCATTTGTTGCATTTTGCCTAATTCTAATGGTTTGGAAGCTGTATTTACAAAGGGATATCCCCCAGGAGAGGTGGTTGAAGTTCCGCTACACTCAACAATTGGTGATCTAAAGATAGCAGTTGAGTCTGCAATGAGGGACACTTATTGCATTATGGACAATTTGATGATAACAGATATTGTAGGGATGGAACAACTGGAAGATTATGAAGTGCTCTTTGGCATCGTCCAGTCTGGCTCAGAACTTTGGGTGAGGGGTTTCGGGTTGGATTTGGACAGCGAGTTGAAAAATGAAGGAGGGTCTGATAACTGGACAGTGAACTGTAGGTGTGGTGCTCGGGATGATGATGGTGAAAGGATGGTTTCATGTGATATATGTGAGATATGGCAGCATACTCGCTGCTGTGGCATAGAAGATTCTGAGGTTGTGCCACCATTGTTTGTGTGTGAGGCTTGCTGCACTTCACTTGCACCACCAAGAGCACAGAACAGCTTTGAGTTTGGTCATTATGGGACTGCTGCAGCACTAGTGCCTTGTGCTTCTCACTTTGGC
The DNA window shown above is from Solanum lycopersicum chromosome 11, SLM_r2.1 and carries:
- the LOC101244546 gene encoding F-box/FBD/LRR-repeat protein At1g13570; its protein translation is MLRSFDFTGSISSICLKNVPLLAKLSLICENSSMEAEMFDYAKFFQSRSALEHLILNFRYSQFFADEAPTRLPFYLNRVKHLNLSHVELKESYTRSCALCLIRSFPHLEYLKVEVLSRRLVYDEADSGIQESLELEHFSDVTFNHLREVQIIGFSGTTPEMQLIKVLLAKSPVLVKMYIDPGIIIDTGSEILTELVKFHRASPEAEIDLEYYGKLELNRLETDVDGVV
- the LOC101244829 gene encoding PHD finger protein MALE MEIOCYTE DEATH 1, whose translation is MKKGVSNIYEFHSFLDPGCPITPMGPFRDNIRYFLQECAEVKEYTVEGMPIWCTFLVHKSKGVLIPLYTIEENVKSSVRTFCDHCRCAGWSHHLVSKRKYHLIIPADSEWKKHLDDGVFDDQTHILHGLIHSNGFGHLISLNGIEGGSKYLCGREVMDLWERICTSFRARKITVEDVSRKHMMDLRLLYGVAYGHTWFGRWGYKFSHGSFGIMEHHYEKAIEMLSSIELDQVIDDFRYISRSNVMKQVIACYRGLSNTPLITVRDLFRFILVVKSGNLVKEKPNVTAPVLRACSARYLIRNAAPNKSVGKEKSVRYRKFSNVAASLDSRWPVRRLEFTADVIVEALREKREAIRFGSCGMSRQEARDAARLHIGDTGLIDYVLKSMNNVIIGGYVVRRAVNRATRVLEYTIQELRNCDQPEQEKLPEPFQDYNVNPGADVYTDVLCLYNNLLLSFAESDELSLAVRIVLDSKQFLKEWPFSDDPNDSLLRFICCILPNSNGLEAVFTKGYPPGEVVEVPLHSTIGDLKIAVESAMRDTYCIMDNLMITDIVGMEQLEDYEVLFGIVQSGSELWVRGFGLDLDSELKNEGGSDNWTVNCRCGARDDDGERMVSCDICEIWQHTRCCGIEDSEVVPPLFVCEACCTSLAPPRAQNSFEFGHYGTAAALVPCASHFGMDLIY